A window of the Schlesneria paludicola DSM 18645 genome harbors these coding sequences:
- a CDS encoding DUF1559 domain-containing protein translates to MNRTSVSVRPGFTIVELLVAISIIALLLALILPAVQSSRAAARKVSCLNNLRQIGLAFHNYHDQFKSFPPAVVWGGPPGEPIGQGRRPVGIYDRVALGLTTPTDPDRVHANWAVMLLPSFGEGGLWNSFNPALPISAPQNATLRATSIAALKCGEDSFNQAPFVRDQLAGGSTNRYSRGNYAMNIGPGRGCIFELQSDCQDGFHVDNPDLMNKNTSLWGSGAGGVNRSIGFQDILIGASNFVMIDEVRAGVSPLDPRGSWALGLVGASLTARHGITLRTEDGAGPNNQDASSDDITGCRAMTDQIGADQLQKLRMPCLYGRPSDIESNAQATSRSMHPGGVHVLTADGSSHFISDSINPDVWYFMHARDSTNQVDMPF, encoded by the coding sequence ATGAACAGAACTTCGGTATCAGTTCGCCCCGGATTTACGATCGTGGAACTGCTGGTTGCGATCTCGATCATCGCATTATTGCTCGCGTTGATTCTGCCGGCAGTCCAGTCTTCGCGGGCCGCGGCAAGAAAGGTTTCATGCCTCAACAATCTGCGCCAAATCGGCTTGGCGTTTCACAACTACCATGACCAGTTCAAGAGCTTTCCGCCGGCCGTCGTTTGGGGAGGTCCTCCGGGAGAGCCCATTGGGCAGGGAAGAAGGCCGGTTGGAATTTACGACCGTGTGGCACTTGGTCTGACGACGCCGACCGACCCTGACCGAGTACACGCCAACTGGGCGGTCATGCTTCTTCCGTCGTTCGGTGAAGGTGGACTCTGGAATTCCTTCAATCCCGCATTGCCGATTAGTGCCCCTCAGAATGCAACTCTTCGTGCCACGTCGATTGCCGCATTGAAGTGTGGCGAAGATTCCTTCAACCAGGCACCCTTCGTTCGAGACCAGTTGGCAGGTGGGTCCACGAATCGCTATTCTCGCGGAAATTATGCGATGAATATCGGCCCCGGACGTGGCTGCATCTTCGAGCTTCAATCGGATTGTCAGGACGGATTTCATGTCGATAATCCAGATCTGATGAATAAAAACACATCGCTCTGGGGGAGTGGTGCGGGCGGTGTGAATCGTTCGATCGGATTTCAGGACATTCTGATCGGTGCGTCGAATTTTGTCATGATCGATGAGGTACGAGCTGGAGTATCTCCTCTGGATCCCCGGGGCTCGTGGGCGCTTGGCCTCGTCGGAGCAAGTTTGACAGCACGACATGGCATCACACTTCGGACAGAAGACGGAGCGGGGCCAAACAATCAAGATGCAAGCTCAGATGACATCACCGGATGTCGCGCAATGACGGATCAGATCGGCGCGGATCAGCTTCAAAAGCTGCGCATGCCATGTCTTTACGGAAGGCCTTCCGACATCGAATCTAACGCGCAGGCGACTTCCCGGAGTATGCATCCGGGAGGGGTGCATGTTCTGACGGCCGACGGTTCTTCGCATTTCATCTCTGATAGCATCAATCCAGATGTTTGGTATTTCATGCACGCGCGTGATTCGACGAACCAGGTTGACATGCCATTTTGA
- a CDS encoding DUF5009 domain-containing protein, protein MPEVIALKCITGSECTAIGRMPQDRGRVASLDTLRGFAIAILLIATPLVSALKEVPQSATRDMLVWQLSHVKGEGISLFDVGWPAFLIIAGVSLNFSLARRLERGETRFAAWLDLVRKSLLCALFAFFVHGGFSIPWAKVYFADVLFIYAAVIFVAGTAQLVLGFRGVLTLLLLLMVGISVATVWGTYASFETIQQKPGSSLDDVIQKALGSKLAMKYVWYFPRQLMSCLAGLLLAKVYQSDLPPQRRVWWLVGIGITAVGAAYLMEGWIQISKRYWTTSYTLCTFGITCLFLAAFGQVIEAWGGRAFTMPWIVFGKNSLAAYAAHELVPFDKYAQRVLGYAFESVLGPYNEVLLAIVQFMLCWLVFYALYRRNIVIRLG, encoded by the coding sequence ATGCCCGAAGTCATCGCCCTCAAATGCATCACGGGGTCTGAGTGTACCGCGATCGGGCGGATGCCACAGGATCGCGGCCGAGTGGCATCCCTCGACACATTGCGTGGTTTTGCCATCGCCATTCTGCTGATCGCGACGCCCTTAGTCTCTGCGCTGAAAGAGGTTCCTCAATCGGCGACTCGGGACATGTTGGTGTGGCAGCTTTCTCACGTGAAAGGAGAAGGAATCAGCCTCTTTGATGTCGGTTGGCCCGCTTTTCTGATCATCGCAGGGGTTTCGCTGAACTTCTCATTGGCGCGCCGATTGGAACGCGGGGAAACGAGATTCGCTGCCTGGCTGGATCTTGTTCGCAAATCATTGCTGTGTGCGCTGTTTGCGTTTTTCGTGCACGGCGGATTCTCGATCCCTTGGGCAAAAGTGTACTTTGCGGATGTCTTATTCATCTATGCGGCTGTCATTTTTGTTGCGGGAACGGCGCAGCTCGTATTGGGATTTCGTGGAGTGCTGACGCTGCTCCTTCTGCTGATGGTCGGCATTTCCGTTGCCACCGTTTGGGGCACCTACGCTTCATTCGAAACGATTCAGCAGAAGCCGGGCTCAAGCCTGGACGATGTCATTCAAAAGGCTTTGGGATCGAAACTCGCGATGAAGTATGTTTGGTACTTTCCCAGACAGTTGATGAGTTGCCTCGCAGGTCTTCTTCTCGCCAAAGTTTATCAAAGTGATCTTCCTCCTCAACGCCGGGTCTGGTGGTTAGTTGGGATTGGAATCACCGCAGTCGGTGCCGCCTATCTGATGGAGGGATGGATTCAGATCAGCAAGCGATACTGGACCACCTCTTACACGCTCTGTACGTTCGGGATCACGTGCCTTTTCTTGGCGGCATTCGGTCAGGTCATTGAGGCCTGGGGGGGGCGTGCGTTTACGATGCCATGGATCGTTTTCGGTAAGAACTCGCTCGCGGCCTATGCCGCTCACGAACTGGTTCCATTCGACAAGTATGCACAGAGAGTCTTGGGCTATGCCTTCGAGTCGGTGCTCGGCCCATACAATGAAGTGCTATTGGCAATCGTCCAATTCATGCTGTGCTGGTTGGTGTTTTATGCATTGTATCGTCGCAATATCGTGATTCGACTAGGTTAA
- a CDS encoding lactate 2-monooxygenase — protein sequence MRMFGDFENEIYFDGLRGVVPKLPVDMASLEKKAMAAWPDAIVSYVQGGCGNERTQNSNVTAFHRWGLIPRMMVDCSKRDLSIELFGMKLPSPIFMAPIGVLGICTQDGHGDLAVARAAAKTGVPMIASTLSSDPMEAVAPELGETPGFFQLYTPNDREIAASLVHRAEAAGFKAIVVTLDTWVAGWRPRDLNQANFPQLRGHCLANYFSDPVFRSRLSKPIEQDPPAAVKRWTEIFGASITWNDLPWLRSLTKLPLLLKGICHPDDARRAIDGGVDGIYCSTHGGRQANGGIGCLDLLPGVVQAAGRTPVLFDSGIRSGTDIVTALALGATAVGIGRPYSWGLALDGTNGVVHVIRCLLAEADLLMAIDGYPTISDLKPSALMRVD from the coding sequence ATGCGCATGTTTGGAGATTTTGAGAACGAGATCTACTTCGACGGACTTCGAGGCGTCGTCCCGAAATTGCCGGTTGATATGGCGTCGCTTGAAAAAAAAGCCATGGCGGCCTGGCCTGACGCGATCGTCTCATACGTCCAAGGAGGATGCGGGAACGAACGGACTCAAAACTCAAATGTGACTGCGTTCCATCGCTGGGGACTGATTCCGCGAATGATGGTGGATTGTTCGAAGCGCGATCTCTCGATCGAACTATTTGGCATGAAACTCCCCAGCCCGATCTTCATGGCACCGATCGGTGTTCTGGGAATTTGTACGCAGGACGGGCACGGCGACCTGGCCGTCGCACGAGCCGCGGCCAAAACGGGCGTGCCCATGATCGCCTCAACACTCTCGTCCGATCCGATGGAAGCGGTCGCCCCAGAACTCGGCGAGACCCCCGGCTTTTTTCAGCTCTATACTCCGAACGATCGCGAGATCGCGGCCAGCCTTGTTCACAGGGCCGAGGCGGCAGGTTTCAAAGCCATCGTGGTGACGCTCGATACCTGGGTCGCGGGTTGGCGTCCTCGCGATCTGAATCAAGCGAATTTTCCGCAATTGCGAGGTCATTGTCTCGCGAACTATTTTTCTGATCCGGTCTTTCGCTCGCGGTTGTCCAAACCGATCGAACAAGATCCGCCTGCGGCCGTGAAGCGATGGACCGAAATCTTTGGTGCATCGATCACCTGGAATGATTTGCCCTGGTTGCGATCATTGACCAAGCTTCCCCTTCTGCTGAAGGGGATCTGCCATCCCGATGATGCGCGGCGTGCTATTGATGGCGGGGTGGACGGGATTTACTGTTCAACACACGGAGGCCGACAGGCGAATGGCGGGATCGGATGCCTGGATCTGCTTCCCGGCGTCGTGCAGGCGGCGGGAAGAACGCCGGTCCTGTTTGATTCCGGAATTCGATCGGGTACGGATATCGTGACGGCGCTCGCCCTGGGGGCTACGGCTGTTGGAATCGGCCGCCCCTACTCTTGGGGGCTGGCACTCGACGGAACCAATGGCGTCGTGCATGTCATTCGCTGTTTGCTCGCAGAAGCCGATCTGCTGATGGCGATTGACGGATATCCCACGATTTCAGACCTAAAGCCGTCGGCACTCATGCGCGTCGACTGA